DNA from Moritella sp. F3:
GGGCTAATTGAGCCGATTGTGGCTAAGTTATTTAAGTTAACTTCAAGCTCATCAACTTCACGAGATAGTGCAACCCGCATAGCGCGGTAGCTACCATCCATGATCGCATCCGTATTCTCTTGATTAGTATTGTGGATACGTACGTATTCTTTAAAACCCGAGTGAAAAATCAGTTCCATACCTTGGATATTATTCTTACGGGATTCGCTTTCTTTATATAATTTTGATAAATCAATACCGGACCAAAATCTATCTTCGAATCGTTTTGATGCATCATTTGCTTGTTTCAACGCTTTAGAACGATGAAAAATCATAGCCCACGATGCTACCGACATAGAAAGTAACAATAACATGACTGTTTTAACAA
Protein-coding regions in this window:
- the tolQ gene encoding protein TolQ → MEAADISFFGLFWEASILVKTVMLLLLSMSVASWAMIFHRSKALKQANDASKRFEDRFWSGIDLSKLYKESESRKNNIQGMELIFHSGFKEYVRIHNTNQENTDAIMDGSYRAMRVALSREVDELEVNLNNLATIGSISPYIGLFGTVWGIMSSFIALGAVQQATLAMVAPGIAEALIATAMGLFAAIPAVIAYNRFSNQVMRIENNYANFMEEFSSILHRQSLAKRTQD